A window from Purpureocillium takamizusanense chromosome 3, complete sequence encodes these proteins:
- a CDS encoding uncharacterized protein (EggNog:ENOG503PWYE), whose translation MAPIPRASHTMSRADGVYDLEAQLGFGVGTAQHFTRLLRGFITLFTTRQTRIPGRGLNDWNSDDHQQGLTEAATAFLEDHGRQLWPDEHEPVAADATRRLHHTRDHDRIVVLLRHIIFKKNKYWHKNHMNRTGRGSTTSSGSPAQPSTREPEPEPEPEPATTWTFPSPEAPASRPPLEGSGSRAPETHTSSRFDSRAFALSAEGSGGPRVPYASMRADSVVTDGGSRGAGEGPGGATPMSYARRGGQSPRRSARKSRPPYRGDQADEEFVERLIASDLPEEPPTPAPRRRKRRRDGGSGRYTHRAKRQARAHVDSTSAGEAASALPPRRSLAEAVGQASATRPASTDGLHEAGRVTREARVVTLRLPTSYPSVAAAYQTGIATGATQPPRGQPTVARPSTEEASGFRTELAPSSVGSGRDAQGGSEGMEYGLSPRFDRMMEEFVNDFSAQSKTPSLAGGVHDRETEGPSIRPSTHGDETVQRDVQTEQVEETRTLPDQERRSVGERSPTLEQEDDRAEVPQPAADPSLPAGSSDAAGMGPPPVPSWPVDDEVSSSSSRGRGFRAQTAPPWLYRPGQQTSAHPSPPPSPTRETPSTSSPTPSGGSGTASAVAMEPAPPVETTCSNASPTQPAAAATHVHQPGTGLEEGPTLAFDDTVRAPGDAPEEPYIYQLRNHTHTAMWFPGRRFEELKLSDFNEGIAELTGLDFNNSGAKGVSITMKAPGGEEICHWIRYGGDREMENFRKTFREFMILVTGSRRDGGHGAASTNTEVFRLTIEPLTEEVKKTMKRQHQRWVHEGGAVPS comes from the exons ATGGCACCGATCCCTCGGGCTTCCCACACTATGTCTCGTGCTGACGGAGTGTATGACTTGGAGGCACAGTTGGGATTCGGTGtcggcacggcacagcactTTACCAGGCTACTCAGAGGCTTCATAACGCTCTTCACCACACGGCAGACGAGGATACCGGGACGCGGGCTGAATGACTGGAACTCGGACGACCACCAGCAGGGTCTAACCGAGGCGGCAACAGCGTTTCTCGAGGATCATGGACGGCAGCTGTGGCCCGACGAACATGAACCGGTGGCGGCAGACGCCACGCGGAGACTTCACCACACGAGGGATCACGACCG GATCGTCGTGTTGCTTCGCCACATCATCTTCAAGAAGAACAAGTACTGGCACAAGAACCACATGAACAGGACGGGGCGAGGAAGCAcaacgtcgtcgggcagcccagcccagccctcgacccgcgagcccgagcccgagcccgagcccgagccggcCACGACATGGACGTTTCCTAGCCCTGAAGCCCCTGCATCCCGTCCGCCCCTTGAGGGCTCGGGGTCGAGAGCTCCCGAGACTCACACCTCCAGCCGCTTCGACTCACGAGCATTCGCCTTGTCTGCCGAAGGAAGCGGTGGGCCGCGGGTCCCCTACGCTTCGATGCGGGCTGACTCCGTGGTGACAGACGGCGGCTCACGGggtgcgggcgagggccCCGGGGGCGCAACACCAATGTCATATGCGAGGAGGGGTGGCCAAAGTCCGCGTAGGTCCGCCCGCAAATCCAGGCCCCCTTATCGCGGGGACcaggcggacgaggagtTTGTTGAGCGCCTCATCGCTTCAGATCTCCCCGAGGAGCCACCAACCCCAGCCCCCAGACGTCGGAAGCGCAGGCGTGAtggaggcagcggcaggtATACCCATAGAGCCAAGAGACAGGCACGAGCCCATGTGgacagcaccagcgccggtGAAGCTGCCTCTGCTCTACCCCCTCGGCGGTCCCTTGCAGAAGCGGTGGGCCAAGCATCAGCGACTCGGCCAGCCAGTACTGATGGCTTGCACGAAGCCGGCCGGGTGACACGCGAGGCCCGAGTCGTCACCCTCAGGCTTCCAACGTCCTATCCATCCGTCGCGGCGGCATACCAGACTGGCATAGCTACGGGCGCAACCCAGCCGCCACGAGGACAGCCCACCGTCGCGCGGCCCAGTACCGAAGAAGCTTCAGGGTTTCGCACGGAGCTGGCACCATCCTCCGTTGGCTCGGGTAGAGATGCGCAAGGCGGCTCCGAGGGCATGGAGTATGGGCTTAGCCCCCGCTTTGACAGAATGATGGAGGAATTCGTCAATGACTTCTCGGCACAGTCCAAGACTCCATCCTTGGCTGGCGGTGTCCACGACAGGGAGACAGAAGGCCCCTCGATACGGCCCAGCACTCATGGAGACGAGACGGTGCAGAGAGACGTGCAGACCGAGCAGGTCGAAGAGACGCGTACGCTGCCGGACCAGGAGCGTCGCAGTGTCGGCGAGAGATCACCCACGCTCGAGCAAGAAGACGACAGGGCAGAGGTGCCACAGCCAGCCGCAGACCCGTCGCTTCCAGCAGGGTCCTCGGATGCTGCCGGCATGGGCCCTCCTCCCGTTCCCAGTTGGCCGGTAGACGACgaggtgtcgtcgtcgtcatcgcgtGGACGTGGGTTCCGGGCCCAGACTGCGCCTCCCTGGCTGTACAGACCGGGCCAACAGACCTCGGCTCACccttcgccgccaccgtcaccgacACGCGAGACTCCATCGACGTCTTCACCGACACCTTCTGGAGGATCCGGCACGGCAAGTGCGGTGGCGatggagccggcgccgcctgttGAGACTACATGTAGCAATGCTTCGCCGACGCAacccgcagccgccgccacgcatGTGCATCAACCAGGCACAGGCCTCGAGGAGGGGCCTACATTGGCGTTCGATGACACGGTCCGTGCCCCCGGCGACGCCCCCGAGGAGCCGTATATATATCAGCTCAGAAACCACACTCACACGGCGATGTGGTTCCCCGGTCGCCGCTTTGAAGAGCTGAAGCTGTCGGATTTCAACGAGGGCATCGCGGAGCTCACGGGACTTGATTTCAACAACAGCGGCGCGAAGGGCGTTTCCATCACCATGAAGGCTccgggcggggaggagaTATGCCACTGGATACGGTATGGAGGGGATAGGGAGATGGAGAATTTTAGAAAGACTTTCCGGGAATTCATGATCCTCGTCACCGGGTCTCGAAGGGACGGGGGTCACGGGGCGGCATCGACCAACACGGAGGTGTTCAGGCTGACCATTGAGCCGCTTACAGAAGAGGTCAAGAAGACGATGAAACGGCAGCACCAGAGGTGGGTGCACGAGGGTGGTGCGGTGCCGTCTTGA
- the ank2 gene encoding ankyrin repeat (COG:S~EggNog:ENOG501X3VM), giving the protein MAAESNCLAVAEVLIDAGRADMEAVNVDGFTPPQLAVVVDAVPFARLLIERGANTDVKFLRRCNLASLAVTFSSLGCIKFLVEAARVEPRVQRLLVRPLLLLFAIERGETAIANYLLLAGAATYESVLERMPQLPHRRQQVLVAFLLRYFDATCIGPAGPGDALHVRGRVAGM; this is encoded by the coding sequence ATGGCTGCCGAGAGCAACTgcctggccgtcgcggagGTGCTCATCGACGCGGGCAGGGCCGACATGGAGGCGGTCAACGTGGACGGCttcacgccgccgcagctcgccgtGGTCGTGGACGCCGTCCCCTTTGCCAGGCTGCTGATCGAGCGCGGGGCGAACACGGACGTCAAGTTCCTGAGACGGTGCAACCTGGCATCCCTGGCCGTCACCTTCTCCAGCTTGGGCTGCATCAAGTtcctcgtcgaagccgcgAGGGTCGAGCCTAGGGTGCAGAGGCTGCTGGTCAGGCCTTTGCTGTTACTGTTCGCCATTGAAaggggcgagacggccatTGCCAACtatctgctgctggctggggccGCGACCTACGAGTCTGTCCTCGAGAGGATGCCGCAGCTGCCTCACCGGCGACAGCAAGTCCTCGTGGCCTTTCTGCTCCGCTACTTCGACGCCACGTGCATTGGACCGGCGGGGCCTGGCGATGCGCTACATGTACGCGGTAGAGTTGCTGGGATGTAA
- a CDS encoding Aldose 1-epimerase (COG:G~EggNog:ENOG503NU4U): MSDDAPVQLLPLGAIIQSFKVNGVDIVQGFPTQEQYARHNTPYFGETIGRVANRIRGARIDDLDGRPRALAANNGPNCLHGGVVGWGKRVWDGPVPVGVRRVPGVEGVEGGETVVFSLRSDDGDEGFPGDVEATVTYTAGTQVVEGKTATVLGIEYEARLVGGAEETVVNMTNHSYFNLSGTGGEGAATIDGTVVTLGARDHLPVDATSIPTGAPVPYPSVDTTAPFALGATEPRFDYCFALPGTDPAAVPIDTRARPLALNLAAHHPGTGIHLEVLSTEPSFQFYTGDFTDVPAVDGAPARGPRSAFCCEPGRFVNAVNVPEWRGMTVLKKGETYGARIVYRAWVE, translated from the coding sequence atgagcgacgacgcccccgtccagctcctccccctcggGGCCATCATCCAGTCCTTCAAGgtcaacggcgtcgacatcgtGCAGGGCTTCCCCACGCAGGAGCAGTACGCGCGGCACAACACGCCCTACTTTGGCGAGACCATCGGGCGCGTCGCCAACCGCatccgcggcgcgcgcatcgacgacctcgacggccgcccgcgcgccctcgccgccaacaacggcCCCAACTgcctgcacggcggcgtcgtcggctgggGCAAGCGCGTGTGGGACGGCCCCGTGCCCGTCGGCGTGCGGCGCGtccccggcgtcgagggcgtcgagggcggcgagaccGTCGTCTTTTCGCTGcggagcgacgacggcgacgagggcttccCCGGCGATGTGGAGGCGACCGTGACGTACACGGCGGGCAcgcaggtggtggagggcAAGACGGCTACGGTGCTGGGCATCGAGTACGAGGCCcgccttgttggcggcgctgaggaGACCGTCGTCAACATGACCAACCACTCCTACTTTAACCTCTcaggcaccggcggcgagggcgcggcgaccattgacggcaccgtcgtcacgctcggcgcgcgcgaccacctccccgtcgacgccaccTCCATCCCCACCGGCGCGCCCGTCCCGTACCCGTCCGTCGACACCACCGCGCCGtttgccctcggcgccacggAGCCCCGGTTCGACTACTGCTTCGCCCTGCCGGGGACCGACCCGGCGGCCGTGCCCATCGacacgcgcgcccgccccctcgccctcaacCTCGCGGCGCACCACCCCGGGACGGGCATCCACCTCGAGGTCCTCAGCACCGAGCCCTCGTTCCAGTTCTACACGGGCGACTTCACCGACGtgccggccgtcgacggcgcgcccgcccgcggcccgcgGAGCGCCTTTTGCTGCGAGCCGGGCCGCTTCGTCAACGCCGTCAACGTGCCCGAGTGGCGCGGCATGACGGTGCTGAAGAAGGGCGAGACGTACGGCGCCAGGATCGTGTACCGGGCGTGGGTGGAGTGA
- a CDS encoding uncharacterized protein (COG:S~EggNog:ENOG503P3V0), producing the protein MDPPARSCGHGSACDSSFIAARHDAVSYPTHRDTPRSSTRPDPRRCRPVDRTAAMAPPPKEELEKALVAGTHRVFTADPDATTVNKVRHHVEEQLGLGEGFFASDEWKQRSKALIKECVGKLLDGWVPETDKDKEPSKPKNGAKRQSQAPREHDNKRQRRASQPKPAEGGHERDHDEPKHAPKPAPRRKAKAAASDEDDDLSSPPEEESESKDHAGRDKEASGRSSANAAAPKDESDDAESSINVEEAKPSVAEEEEYSDVIDERPRPPKRKKKDHKEAPPRPRAATKKSAAAKASSPDDPDDAEIKKLQGQLVKCGVRKLWHNELKKYGDDARAKIRHLKRMLADLGMDGRFSEAKAREIRETRELMAEAEAAQEMNRLWGMGGGGRASRSKSKSTKLEETPESDGGGGGGGDGGDEEDDEEDDDERDTFAARRRRAQADLAFLGDDSDSD; encoded by the exons ATGGATCCACCCGCTCGCAGCTGCGGGCATGGGTCTGCCTGCGACTCCAGCTTCATCGCAGCGCGTCACGACGCGGTCAGCTACCCGACGCACCGTGATacgcctcgcagcagcacccgcccgGACCCCAGGCGCTGCCGTCCCGTCGATCGCACTGCCGCAATGGCGCCCCCGCCCAAGGAAGAACTCGAGAaagcgctcgtcgccggcacgcACCGCGTCTTCACCGCGGACCCAGATGCGACCACGGTCAACAAGGTCCGCCACcacgtcgaggagcagctcggcctcggggaGGGCTTCTTTGCCAGCGACGAGTGGAAGCAACGGAGCAAGGCGCTCATCAAGGAATGCGTT GGCAAGCTGCTTGATGGGTGGGTGCCGGAgacggacaaggacaaggagccaagcaagccaaAGAATGGCGCCAAGCGACAGTCGCAGGCGCCCCGGGAACACGACAACAAGCGCCAGAGACGCGCCTCGCAACCGaagccggccgagggcggccacgagAGGGACCACGACGAGCCAAAGCATGCGCCCAagcctgcgccgcggcgcaaaGCCAAAGCCGCCGCGTcggacgaggatgacgaccTGAGCAGTCCGCCGGAAGAAGAGAGCGAGAGCAAGGACCATGCCGGGCGCGACAAGGAAGCCTCGGGGCGAAGCAGCGCCAACGCGGCCGCGCCAAAGGACGAGTcggacgacgccgagtcGTCCATCAACGTCGAGGAAGCCAAGCCCTCCGTagctgaggaggaggaatACTCAGACGTGATTGacgagcggccgcggccgccgaaACGCAAAAAAAAGGACCACAaagaggcgccgccgcggcccagagcggcgacgaaaaagtctgccgccgccaaggcatcgtcgcccgacgaccccgacgacgcggaaATCAAGAAGCTCCAAGGACAGCTGGTCAAGTGCGGGGTGCGCAAGCTCTGGCACAACGAGCTCAAAAagtacggcgacgacgcgcgcgccaaGATCCGGCACCTCAAGCGGATGCTCGCCGACTTGGGCATGGACGGGCGCTtctccgaggccaaggcgcgggAGATTCGGGAGACGCGGGAGCtcatggccgaggccgaggcggcgcaggagatGAACCGGCTGTggggcatgggcggcggcgggcgggcgagccggAGCAAGAGCAAGTCGACCAAGCTGGAGGAGACGCCAgagagcgacggcggtggcgggggcggcggagacgggggcgacgaagaggatgacgaagaggacgacgatgagcggGACACGTTTGctgcgaggagacggcgggcgcaggcggaCCTGGCGTTTttgggcgacgacagcgactcCGACTga
- the gpi1_1 gene encoding pig-Q (EggNog:ENOG503NXZC~COG:M~COG:O), which produces MSASLAPECNEVKERYDTCFLKWYSEKYLRGAEKDNKECAGLFKDYQKCLAVALKDRGIDKLLDEAREDNKENDARLTTPKK; this is translated from the exons atgtCGGCGTCACTGGCCCCAGAGTGCaacgaggtcaagga GCGCTACGATACGTGCTTCTTGAAGTGGTACAGCGAGA AGTacctccgcggcgccgaaaAGGACAACAAGGAGTGCGCCGGCCTGTTCAAGGACTACCAAAAGTGCCTCGCT GTTGCGCTCAAGGACAGGGGCATCgacaagctcctcgacgaggcccgcgagGACAACAAGGAAAACGACGCGAGGCTCACGACGCCGAAAA AGTAA
- the gpi1_2 gene encoding pig-Q (TransMembrane:1 (n4-14c19/20o43-65i)~EggNog:ENOG503NXZC~COG:M~COG:O), with product MHPFSILTLGIFVAGYITARWDLVTRLYELAIFAAEYGVVIRVARGVVGLTALFLTIFLPVVFLARKETHLVSIPSPAPSTLFVAEPRQHPRAPGFGLSAREQLRRRGSF from the exons ATGCATCCGTTCTCCATCCTGACGCTCGGCATCTTTGTAGCTGGCTACATCACCGCCCGCTGGGACCTCGTCACCCGCCTGTACGAGCTCGCCATCTTTGCGGCGGAATACGGAGTAGTG ATTCGCGTTGCcaggggcgtcgtcggcttgACCGCTCTGTTTCTCACCATATTCCTCCCCGTCGTGTTTCTCGCGCGCAAGGAGACCCATCTGGTGAGCATCCCGAGCCCGGCCCCCTCGACCTTGTTCGTCGCTGAGCCTCGGCAGCACCCCCGCGCGCCCGGATTCGGCCTCTCGGCGCGAGAGCAGCTccgacggcgcggctccTTTTGA
- the gpi1_3 gene encoding pig-Q (TransMembrane:7 (o250-271i346-364o406-423i435-455o475-491i512-536o548-567i)~EggNog:ENOG503NXZC~COG:M~COG:O), whose amino-acid sequence MVEHDGLMRVFWPTDACSSDRPGVVVGWRNSTLDVLVVAILEDVDARDVEFHLKLGTFFRSCPHSPNRIFDTCGHSSMHVLGVSNRAKADEVDASWVCAAMTASSRRPTIDCARASSIQLILYDRPEPRRMQYISLDPIALALGDKSSRLEDPPVDGPEGEMEKQEREAKETRRRLVEKLKQHTITHRAPSARDRALPKIVNQVNWSWEVDRTLQKNVGRLGPRPRRTQSVSERVVESATTMRNYVLRQLWAFFTVYLFPTIRRGFCVFLLGHRMVAEVLLVMFEFRPKPGGAALKDISATAQQIEIRLQQFCYWPMQYSTLRQRKMNWASVTTSHPDYIRFYNSLWLVANDVIIGMALGSYIIEHADWVAARIGDLLREYTVEALRSSIEWLMGWPAGLKLNGELAAFLGDLFLWVIDYWSSCIDMLSPLLPRLVWFIGFSSFAGASMPIAVFSDLLSVLTVHIYSFYLASARIYHWQLTILQSLFHLFRGKKHNVLRNRIDSCDYDLDQLLVGTILFTLLFFLLPTVGVFYLNFAIARMIIISMKAGFDTMLSCLNHFPLFALMLRIKDPRRLPGGIRFELRDTHDCARAAVDADESNEPPLPPPPTSVIYLKSIPLSFGAMFHQYSQMAHRIRKHYLSPRVLLCLLTGQFVPPINRKNLYSLQYSMLPARRATVWEMWRALNVELPQKKAFPLPAIPPLPNGRRGAAGRTRSYH is encoded by the exons ATGGTAGAACATGATGGCTTGATGAGAGTGTTTTGGCCGACGGACGCCTGCAGCTCCGATCGGCctggcgtggtggtgggatggAGGAACTCGAcgctcgacgtgctcgtcgtcgccatcctcgaggaTGTGGAT gcccgcgacgtcgagttTCACCTCAAGCTGGGCACCTTTTTCCGCAGCTGTCCCCATAGCCCCAACCGCATCTTCGACACGTGCGGCCACTCGTCGATGCACGTCCTGGGCGTGTCCAACAGGGCcaaggcggacgaggtcgatgccTCGTGGGTCtgcgcggccatgacggcgtcgtcgaggcggccgacgattgactgcgcgcgggcgtcgagcatcCAGCTCATCCTCTACGACCGGCCCGAGCCGCGGCGCATGCAGTACATCTCCCTCGACCCCatcgcgctggcgctcgggGACAAGAGCTCCCGGCTCGAGgacccgcccgtcgacgggcccgagggcgagatggagaagcaggagcgcgaggccaaggagacgcggcgcaggctcgtcgagaagctcaagcaGCACACCATCACCCACCGggccccgtcggcgcgcgACCGGGCGCTTCCCAAGATTGTCAACCAGGTCAACTGGTCGTGGGAGGTGGACCGCACGCTGCAAAAGAACGTCGGGCGGCTCGgcccgcggccccggcggaCCCAGAGCGTCTCagagcgcgtcgtcgagtcggccacgacgatgcgcaACTACGTCCTGCGGCAGCTGTGGGCCTTCTTCACCGTCTACCTCTTTCCCACCATCCGCCGCGGCTTCTGCGTCTTTTTGCTCGGCCATCGCATGGTGGCCGAGGTGCTGCTCGTCATGTTCGAGTTTCGGCCCaagccgggcggcgccgcgctcaaggacatctcggcgacggcgcagcagATTGAGATTCGGCTGCAGCAGTTTTGCTACTGGCCCATGCAGTACTCgacgctgcggcagcgcaaGATGAACTGGGCCAGCGTGACGACGAGCCACCCAGACTACATTCGCTTCTACAACAGCCTGTGGCTGGTGGCCAacgacgtcatcatcggcatGGCGCTCGGGTCGTACATCATCGAGCACGCGGACTGGGTCGCGGCGCGCATAGGGGACCTGCTGCGCGAGTACAcggtcgaggcgctgcggagCAGCATCGAGTGGCTGATGGGATGGCCCGCCGGCCTCAAGCTCaacggcgagctggcggcgtTTCTGGGGGACCTGTTCCTGTGGGTCATTGACTACTGGTCGA GCTGCATCGACATGCTgagcccgctgctgccgcggcttGTGTGGTTCATAGGCTTTTCGTCattcgccggcgccagcatGCCCATTGCCGTCTTCTCCGACCTGCTGTCGGTGCTGACGGTGCACATCTACTCGTTCTacctggcctcggcgcgcatcTACCACTGGCAGCTCACGATCCTGCAGTCGCTGTTCCACCTGTTCCGCGGCAAGAAGCACAACGTCCTGCGCAACCGCATCGACTCGTGCGACTACGACCTGGaccagctgctcgtcggcaccaTCCTCTTCACCCTGCTCTTCTTTCTGCTGCCCACGGTCGGCGTCTTTTACCTCAACTTTGCCATTGCCCGGATGATCATCATCTCCATGAAGGCCGGCTTCGACACGATGCTGTCGTGCCTGAACCACTTTCCGCTGTTCGCGCTGATGCTGCGGATCAAAGACCCGAGGCGGCTGCCGGGCGGCATCCGCTTCGAACTACGCGACACCCACGactgcgcgcgggcggccgtcgacgccgacgagtcCAACGagccaccgctgccgccgccgccgacgtctgTCATTTACCTCAAG TCCATCCCGCTGAGCTTCGGGGCCATGTTCCACCAGTACTCGCAGATGGCCCACCGCATACGCAAGCACTACCTGTCGCCgcgggtgctgctgtgcctgCTCACGGGCCAGTTCGTGCCGCCCATCAACCGCAAGAACCTGTACAGCCTGCAGTACAGCATGCTGCCCGCGCGGAGGGCGACGGTGTGGGAGATGTGGCGGGCGCTCAACGTGGAGCTGCCGCAAAAGAAGGCATTCCCGctgcccgccatcccgccgctgcccaacgGACGGaggggcgcggccgggcggacgaggtcgtaCCACTGA
- a CDS encoding uncharacterized protein (EggNog:ENOG503NXR3~COG:O), whose protein sequence is MDPKQRFYRHFQDSVAVLQDQIDQLESVGAIPGERQEAIDHVLAGIAKLQNEVADAADETPSYDRRQYAETVKSLQDSLRETIAKVTPKARFQFKRSAAGARHVDMGAPENDPRLNPGSFSRNPHAAHPEPFNAGVADDNDDKVSDLPASSTSTSTSTSTSLKDYNRELSSQPGPASGIRKPSFSMAKNIGIANQAGLHIILPESAARATSSGSLTDLRDCIVDMSVPTSQGRPFPGLALRDISNSLVVAGRVSGPVHITGVTDSILVVAARQVRIHECRHVDVYLHCGSHPIIEDCTGMRFAPLPSCYMTEADAAVENQWDQVDDFKWLKAGHSPNWTTLSQHQVLPDDVWTRVVPGQPGASVAETLRKVGIPRR, encoded by the exons ATGGATCCCAAGCAGCGCTTCTACCGGCACTTTCAGGACAGCGTCGCGG TCCTACAGGACCAGATCGATCAGCTCGAGTCTGTGGGCGCGATCCCGGGCGAGCGCCAGGAGGCCATCGACCatgtcctcgccggcatcgccaagCTGCAGAACGAGGTGGCCGACGCTGCGGATGAGACGCCGTCGTACGACAGGAGGCAGTATGCCGAG ACAGTCAAGAGCCTGCAGGACAGCCTCCGCGAGACCATCGCCAAGGTCACGCCCAAGGCTCGCTTCCAGTTCAAgcgctcggccgcgggcgccagGCACGTCGACATGGGCGCGCCCGAAAACGATCCCCGCCTGAATCCGGGCAGCTTCTCGCGCAACCCGCACGCGGCCCATCCCGAGCCCTTCAACGCGGGGGTGGctgacgacaacgacgacaaggtcAGCGACctgccggccagcagcaccagcaccagcaccagcaccagcaccagcctCAAGGACTACAACCGCGAGCTGTCGTCGCAGCCGGGCCCGGCGTCGGGCATCCGCAAGCCCAGCTTCTCCATGGCCAAGAACATTGGCATCGCGAACCAGGCGGGCCTGCACATCATCCTgcccgagtcggcggcgcgcgcgacgtcgtcgggcagcctGACGGACCTCAGGGACTGCATCGTCGACATGTCGGTCCCGACGAGCCAGGGCCGGCCGTTCCCGGGGCTCGCGCTCCGCGACATCAGCaacagcctcgtcgtcgccggccgggtCAGCGGGCCGGTGCACATCACGGGCGTCACCGACAGCAtcctggtggtggcggcgcgccaggtGCGCATCCACGAGTGCAGGCACGTCGACGTGTACCTGCATTGCGGCAGCCACCCCATCATCGAGGACTGCACGGGCATGCGCtttgcgccgctgccgagctgctac ATgaccgaggccgacgcggccgtcgagaaCCAGTGGGACCAGGTCGACGACTTCAAGTGGCTCAAGGCCGGCCACAGCCCCAACTGGACGACGCTGTCGCAGCACCAGgtgctgcccgacgacgtctgGACGCGCGTGGTGCCGGGACAGCCAGGGGCGAGCGTCGCGGAGACGCTGCGCAAGGTTGGCATCCCGCGGAGGTAG
- a CDS encoding uncharacterized protein (EggNog:ENOG503NXR3~COG:O) encodes MGAPENDPRLNPGSFSRNPHAAHPEPFNAGVADDNDDKVSDLPASSTSTSTSTSTSLKDYNRELSSQPGPASGIRKPSFSMAKNIGIANQAGLHIILPESAARATSSGSLTDLRDCIVDMSVPTSQGRPFPGLALRDISNSLVVAGRVSGPVHITGVTDSILVVAARQVRIHECRHVDVYLHCGSHPIIEDCTGMRFAPLPSCYMTEADAAVENQWDQVDDFKWLKAGHSPNWTTLSQHQVLPDDVWTRVVPGQPGASVAETLRKVGIPRR; translated from the exons ATGGGCGCGCCCGAAAACGATCCCCGCCTGAATCCGGGCAGCTTCTCGCGCAACCCGCACGCGGCCCATCCCGAGCCCTTCAACGCGGGGGTGGctgacgacaacgacgacaaggtcAGCGACctgccggccagcagcaccagcaccagcaccagcaccagcaccagcctCAAGGACTACAACCGCGAGCTGTCGTCGCAGCCGGGCCCGGCGTCGGGCATCCGCAAGCCCAGCTTCTCCATGGCCAAGAACATTGGCATCGCGAACCAGGCGGGCCTGCACATCATCCTgcccgagtcggcggcgcgcgcgacgtcgtcgggcagcctGACGGACCTCAGGGACTGCATCGTCGACATGTCGGTCCCGACGAGCCAGGGCCGGCCGTTCCCGGGGCTCGCGCTCCGCGACATCAGCaacagcctcgtcgtcgccggccgggtCAGCGGGCCGGTGCACATCACGGGCGTCACCGACAGCAtcctggtggtggcggcgcgccaggtGCGCATCCACGAGTGCAGGCACGTCGACGTGTACCTGCATTGCGGCAGCCACCCCATCATCGAGGACTGCACGGGCATGCGCtttgcgccgctgccgagctgctac ATgaccgaggccgacgcggccgtcgagaaCCAGTGGGACCAGGTCGACGACTTCAAGTGGCTCAAGGCCGGCCACAGCCCCAACTGGACGACGCTGTCGCAGCACCAGgtgctgcccgacgacgtctgGACGCGCGTGGTGCCGGGACAGCCAGGGGCGAGCGTCGCGGAGACGCTGCGCAAGGTTGGCATCCCGCGGAGGTAG